Proteins encoded together in one Miscanthus floridulus cultivar M001 chromosome 16, ASM1932011v1, whole genome shotgun sequence window:
- the LOC136514238 gene encoding tubby-like F-box protein 9, whose amino-acid sequence MISWRRSASWLSSASRSSLGAAVGGEAKVTPEADPAAQEEEEDEADEERWSRLLPELLTEIMRRVDAGAVRWPPRRDVVVCACVCRRWRDAAVSVVRPPLECGRITFPSSLKQPGPRDAPLHCFIRRDKKNSTFSLYLSLTQALTDKGKFLLAARRFRQGAHTEYIISYDYDDLHPRSSSYVGKLRSDFLGTKFIIYDSQAPYAGAKPSRSRSTRRFASKQISPQVSGGNFEVGQVTYKFNFMKSRGPRRMQCNIQCPVGQGTSSDPSKEKTASPSSLDLKNKAPRWHDHLQCWCLNFHGRVTVASVKNFQLVATAGSGGSWGVGDEETVILQFGKIEDDAFTMDYRQPLSAFQAFAICLTSFGTKLACE is encoded by the exons ATGATCTCCTGGCGGCGCAGCGCGTCCTGGTTGTCGTCGGCGTCCCGCTCCTCGCTCGGTGCTGCCGTCGGCGGGGAGGCGAAGGTCACGCCGGAGGCGGATCCGGcggcccaggaggaggaggaggacgaggccgaCGAGGAGCGGTGGTCGCGCCTGCTGCCGGAGCTGCTCACGGAGATCATGCGGCGTGTGGACGCCGGCGCCGTGCGCTGGCCGCCGCGGCGCGACGTGGTGGTCTGCGCCTGCGTGTGCCGGCGGTGGCGCGACGCCGCGGTCTCGGTCGTGCGCCCGCCGCTCGAGTGCGGGAGGATCACCTTCCCGTCCTCGCTCAAGCAG CCTGGACCAAGGGATGCACCGCTGCACTGTTTTATCCGGAGGGACAAAAAGAACTCAACCTTTTCTCTCTATCTCAGCTTAACACAGG CCCTAACGGATAAAGGTAAGTTTCTTTTGGCTGCTCGAAGGTTCAGACAAGGAGCACATACAGAATATATCATCTCTTATGACTATGATGATCTGCACCCAAGAAGCAGTTCATATGTTGGAAAGTTGAG ATCTGACTTCTTGGGGACAAAGTTCATCATCTATGATAGCCAGGCACCATATGCTGGTGCTAAACCTTCGAGGAGCCGATCTACTCGCCGCTTTGCAAGCAAGCAGATAAGCCCACAGGTTTCAGGTGGCAATTTCGAAGTTGGACAAGTGACCTATAAGTTCAACTTCATGAAATCAAGAGGGCCAAGACGAATGCAGTGCAATATCCAGTGCCCTGTAGGTCAGGGCACTTCGTCAGATCCATCCAAGGAGAAAACAGCCTCGCCAAGTTCCTTGGATCTAAAGAACAAAGCTCCAAGATGGCACGACCATCTTCAGTGTTGGTGCTTAAATTTCCATGGCCGGGTGACTGTCGCCTCTGTGAAGAACTTCCAGCTTGTCGCCACAGCTGGCTCTGGTGGTTCATGGGGCGTTGGAGATGAGGAAACGGTGATCCTGCAGTTTGGGAAGATCGAGGACGATGCGTTTACAATGGACTACCGGCAGCCTCTGTCTGCCTTCCAGGCGTTCGCTATCTGCCTCACCAGCTTTGGCACGAAGCTGGCTTGTGAATAA
- the LOC136514237 gene encoding uncharacterized protein, with protein sequence MADANKRINLTAPLLSVRRHGGGGAETAATGLPPAYKADATSEPPGHTSAVPFGWEHRPGHPKSVRTRRPPPAAAPPPPLTIVDVNDNEPSRVTRSPAVVVTVASERARRGAERCSDALSRDDVSCVTVNCSATGLSDAAGAGAGPCARGSGSVMMDRFLPAAHAVAAGSPQNTFRKAGSARAAVVLGARAATGDRVPAQRRVPLQHIAAYHLPPLPPSGKNDDDDNSDAHSTAGFASKSCGLLSARCLKSALLLSRVARRGAGTPFQEVRGELLLPPRSRNGQHQLLHTGDDHGMISQQSWEEVYIKSLLRSSGPGGLMGPAAAVASELDRTVRELYKRRDGQAIRPKASHLGLLLVLDRSNEACGHVSPARKLSRTGDTAMLLKATTKSSPDGDKQLGRERDAAADAGGGRYGFPLLLEDKEAVAGREMALSPLLPLPLPKSPTESWLSRALPSVSTRPPATSFLGLHVQPKKRAPLPWCSIDSSRDVHHDRQRQIRVHDLQK encoded by the exons ATGGCCGACGCCAACAAGCGCATCAATCTCACCGCGCCACTTCTCTCCGTGCGGCGCCACGGTGGCGGTGGCGCCGAGACCGCGGCCACGGGGCTGCCGCCTGCCTACAAGGCGGACGCCACGTCGGAGCCCCCGGGCCACACCAGCGCCGTGCCATTCGGGTGGGAGCACCGTCCCGGCCACCCCAAGAGCGTCCgcacccgccggccgccgccggcggcggccccACCACCTCCCTTGACGATCGTCGACGTCAACGACAACGAGCCCTCGCGCGTGACGCGGAGTCCGGCGGTGGTGGTGACCGTGGCCTCTGAGCGCGCGCGGCGGGGCGCGGAGCGGTGCTCGGACGCGCTCTCCCGCGACGACGTCAGCTGCGTCACCGTGAACTGCAGCGCGACCGGGCTCAGCGACGCCGCGGGGGCCGGGGCGGGGCCGTGCGCCCGTGGCAGCGGCAGCGTCATGATGGACCGGTTCCTGCCGGCCGCGCACGCCGTGGCAGCCGGCTCCCCGCAGAACACGTTCCGGAAGGCGGGGTCGGCCCGGGCGGCTGTGGTGCTAGGCGCGCGCGCGGCCACCGGCGACAGGGTGCCAGCGCAAAGGCGGGTGCCCCTTCAGCACATTGCGGCGTACCACCTGCCGCCCCTCCCTCCCAGTGGcaagaacgacgacgacgacaattcCGACGCGCACAGCACGGCGGGCTTCGCGTCCAAGAGCTGCGGGCTGCTCTCAGCCCGGTGCCTGAAGAGCGCCTTGCTGCTATCCCGCGTCGCGCGGCGAGGTGCAGGCACGCCGTTCCAGGAGGTGCGCGGCGAGTtgctgctgccgccgcgctcgcgtAACGGGCAGCACCAGCTTCTGCATACCGGAGACGATCACGGCATG ATCTCGCAGCAATCCTGGGAGGAAGTGTACATCAAATCACTGCTCCGATCATCAGGCCCCGGCGGCCTGATGGGACCGGCGGCCGCCGTGGCCTCGGAGCTGGACAGAACGGTGCGCGAACTGTACAAACGCCGAGACGGGCAAGCCATCCGCCCGAAGGCGAGCCATCTGGGTTTGCTCCTGGTCCTCGACAGGTCAAACGAGGCTTGCGGCCACGTCTCGCCGGCGCGAAAGCTCTCTAGAACCGGCGACACCGCGATGCTTCTGAAGGCTACCACCAAAAGCTCGCCGGACGGCGACAAGCAGCTGGGGCGTGAGCGTGACGCGGCCGCCGATGCCGGCGGCGGCAGGTACGGTTTCCCGCTGCTTCTGGAAGACAAGGAGGCCGTTGCCGGACGTGAGATGGCGCTGTCGCCGCTGCTCCCGTTGCCGCTGCCCAAGTCGCCTACGGAGTCGTGGCTCTCGCGCGCGCTGCCTTCCGTGTCCACTCGACCCCCGGCGACGTCTTTTCTGGGTCTCCATGTGCAGCCCAAGAAACGTGCTCCGTTGCCGTGGTGCTCCATTGATTCGAGCAGGGACGTCCATCATGACAGGCAACGGCAAATTCGCGTGCACGATCTACAGAAATGA
- the LOC136510001 gene encoding cyclic dof factor 4-like, which translates to MLPHVEMPARAAAACTGAAGIKLFGKVIITQQQPPQPPMHHGPPRLQQQASSGRGSADLLEEVARARAAAAEVRLPCPRCLSRDTKFCYFNNYNVNQPRHFCRACHRYWTAGGVIRNVPIGSGRRKNRPVLLPPAPHHAATATATASTISADDYDHRSGSGSPPVFASVFTAPYLGGSPSQFITSPAYAAAAGHPGTTTGQCLWLVATTDRPVASDRAFLI; encoded by the coding sequence ATGCTGCCTCACGTCGAGATGCCGGCCAGGGCGGCGGCTGCGTGCACCGGCGCGGCGGGCATCAAGCTTTTCGGCAAGGTCATCATTACCCAGCAGCAGCCACCGCAGCCGCCCATGCACCACGGGCCGCCGAGGCTGCAGCAGCAGGCGTCGTCGGGGCGCGGGAGCGCCGACCTGCTGGAGGAGGtggcgcgggcgcgcgcggcggcggccgagGTGCGGCTGCCGTGCCCACGCTGCCTGAGCCGGGACACCAAGTTCTGCTACTTCAACAACTACAACGTCAACCAGCCGCGCCACTTCTGCCGGGCCTGCCACCGCTACTGGACGGCCGGCGGCGTGATCCGCAACGTGCCGATCGGCTCCGGCCGCCGCAAGAACCGCCCGGTGCTGCTCCCACCAGCGCCGCATCacgctgccaccgccaccgcgacCGCCAGTACTATCAGCGCCGACGATTACGACCACCGCTCGGGCTCGGGGTCTCCTCCGGTGTTCGCCTCTGTGTTCACCGCGCCCTACCTTGGCGGCTCGCCCTCCCAGTTCATCACGTCGCCGGcttacgccgccgccgccggccacccgGGGACGACGACGGGGCAGTGCTTGTGGCTGGTGGCGACCACGGATCGTCCTGTTGCATCGGACCGAGCTTTTCTGATATGa